The following coding sequences are from one Melanotaenia boesemani isolate fMelBoe1 chromosome 17, fMelBoe1.pri, whole genome shotgun sequence window:
- the LOC121628125 gene encoding uncharacterized protein LOC121628125 encodes MKRMKMRLRLFIQLQCFLIGSLVDSSILPSAARPLSITSTAGSQAVLPCSWKTSLGEVAPSACHVQWDTPPKTIFERYGDAEWQAAEFKDRAVVPEEKLESGDCSLIIKDVQIGDTGRYESFMVVEEGRSRNTRVFIQSVKLYVTDHKSQHFHRPGEDLVLELHTPHSFRVVFQSRNSSEWSDLWMRGDENSPRLDKHPILEQLTLKKLTSSDEGTYKVIDEQGLAVSTVQLSVEENLPAFKAHQTLSNIPTDDAAKSSYSALLALSVLVSSFQILHLL; translated from the exons atgaaaagaatgaaaatgcgACTTCG GCTTTTCATACAACTACAGTGTTTCCTGATTGGCTCTTTAGTTG ACTCCTCTATTCTGCCCTCCGCTGCCCGTCCTCTGTCCATTACATCCACTGCGGGGAGCCAGGCAGTTCTTCCCTGCAGCTGGAAGACCAGCCTGGGGGAGGTGGCTCCTTCCGCCTGCCATGTCCAGTGGGACACTCCACCCAAGACCATCTTCGAAAGGTATGGGGATGCAGAGTGGCAGGCGGCGGAGTTCAAGGACCGGGCAGTGGTGCCTGAGGAGAAGCTTGAGTCTGGGGATTGTTCTCTGATCATCAAGGATGTTCAGATCGGAGACACAGGGAGATACGAGAGCTTCATGGTGGTGGAAGAAGGGAGGTCCAGAAACACCCGGGTTTTCATTCAGAGTGTCAAACTGTATGTGACTG ACCACAAATCCCAACATTTTCATCGTCCAGGTGAAGACTTGGTTTTGGAGCTCCACACGCCCCACTCATTCAGAGTGGTCTTCCAAAGCAG GAATAGTTCAGAGTGGTCAGACTTGTGGATGAGGGGGGATGAAAACAGTCCACGTCTGGATAAACATCCCATCCTTGAACAGTTAACATTAAAGAAATTAACCAGCTCAGATGAAGGAACCTACAAAGTTATAGATGAACAAGGCCTCGCCGTCAGCACCGTGCAGCTCTCTGTGGAAG AAAACCTGCCAGCTTTCAAAGCCCATCAGACGCTGTCAAACATCCCAACAG ATGATGCTGCCAAAAGCAGCTACTCAGCTCTTCTCGCCTTGTCTGTTCTTGTCTCAAGCTTTCAAATTCTTCATCTTCTCTGA